The Oncorhynchus nerka isolate Pitt River linkage group LG12, Oner_Uvic_2.0, whole genome shotgun sequence genome includes a region encoding these proteins:
- the LOC115138078 gene encoding leucine rich adaptor protein 1-like: MDGEHVLRDFKDIETKLGRKVPESLIRSLAGGNNHHDKHEDTKLATPKNQSNSADLKRLESKMLFLRQEMAHLRAIDVKLMQQLMSINDGIESIKWVMEDKEGLASRESSLTGSLYSLLDSQDDTSSRGSFTSLHDGHSDGLDGISVGSYLDTLDELAEDLSEHTSPTDLDLFSDKPVIEDETFSKPTMRLRVDSDEYYCFG, from the exons ATGGACGGGGAACACGTCTTACGCGATTTTAAAGATATTGAGACAAAGTTGGGTCGCAAAGTTCCTGAAAGTCTCATTCGTTCCCTTGCAGGAGGAAATAATCATCATGACAAACACGAGGATACAAAATTGGCGACACCGAAAAACCAGTCGAACTCTGCTGATTTGAAACGACTGGAGAGCAAGATGTTATTTTTGAGACAGGAAATG GCCCACCTCCGTGCCATCGATGTCAAGCTGATGCAGCAGCTAATGTCCATCAACGACGGCATCGAATCCATCAAATGGGTGATGGAGGACAAGGAGGGCCTAGCCAGTCGTGAAAGCAGCCTGACAGGCAGCCTGTACAGCCTATTGGACAGCCAAGATGACACCTCTTCACGCGGCAGCTTCACCAGTCTGCACGACGGACACAGCGATGGATTGGACGGGATATCCGTGGGCAGTTATCTGGATACGTTGGATGAGTTAGCCGAAGACCTTTCGGAACACACTTCTCCGACGGACCTTGATCTATTCTCTGATAAACCTGTTATAGAGGACGAGACTTTCAGCAAGCCAACAATGCGACTCAGAGTGGACTCCGATGAGTACTACTGCTTTGGATAG